A genomic stretch from uncultured Desulfovibrio sp. includes:
- the surE gene encoding 5'/3'-nucleotidase SurE — MDVLLTNDDGIRAPGLRALYAALREAGHTVHVVAPMRQQSGVGHSLTVFDPLRAMEISEADFSGIGLYGTPTDCVKLALGNLLKKRPDLVMSGINAGPNVGPDILYSGTVGAATEAAHEALPTMAVSCDVASDKDDLLPQARHAVALAQRIQWKRLAPRRVINVNYPRGPLEKSKGLRICPQTSAVWKNAYLERKDPRGAPYWWLVGEIPPQTINAGSDKDLLNRGYVTVTPLRFEFTDYAGMAELELMDLEERQAL, encoded by the coding sequence GCATCCGCGCACCGGGCCTGCGCGCCCTGTATGCGGCCCTGCGCGAGGCCGGCCATACCGTGCACGTGGTGGCGCCCATGCGCCAGCAGTCCGGTGTGGGGCATTCGCTCACCGTCTTTGATCCCTTGCGCGCCATGGAAATCAGCGAGGCCGACTTTTCCGGCATCGGCCTGTACGGCACCCCCACGGACTGCGTGAAGCTGGCCCTGGGCAATCTGCTGAAAAAACGCCCGGACCTGGTCATGTCCGGCATCAATGCCGGTCCCAACGTGGGGCCGGACATTCTCTATTCCGGCACCGTGGGCGCCGCCACGGAAGCGGCCCACGAAGCCCTGCCCACCATGGCCGTTTCCTGCGACGTGGCCTCGGACAAGGACGACCTGCTGCCCCAGGCCCGCCATGCCGTGGCCCTGGCCCAGCGCATCCAGTGGAAACGCCTGGCCCCGCGCCGGGTCATCAATGTCAACTATCCGCGCGGCCCGCTGGAAAAAAGCAAGGGCCTGCGCATCTGCCCCCAGACCAGCGCCGTCTGGAAGAATGCCTACCTGGAACGCAAGGACCCGCGCGGCGCGCCCTACTGGTGGCTGGTGGGCGAAATCCCGCCACAGACCATCAATGCCGGCTCGGACAAGGACCTGCTCAACCGGGGCTATGTTACCGTCACCCCCCTGCGCTTTGAATTCACGGACTATGCCGGCATGGCCGAACTGGAGCTCATGGACCTGGAGGAGCGCCAGGCCCTCTAG
- a CDS encoding aldolase/citrate lyase family protein, producing the protein MYYIRKRVAGGDFMAGTWCSLALPAICEIIGESGYDWLLIDMEHAPGTPVSLLQQLQAVRGFSLAPIVRVPALDRAYVKWALDLGASGIMFPGIDTAEQAAEAVSFMRYDPHGVRGVSGAARCAGYGRHFSAYVAEADENLLTVVQIESTRAVKNCEAIARTDGVDVLFVGPMDLSTSLGLPGRFADPRFMDVLRQVAHAACAAGRACGILLPDPGLVPHLRDMGYTFVAVSSDTNILVKYLAEYRQQIGREA; encoded by the coding sequence ATGTATTACATTCGCAAGCGCGTTGCCGGGGGGGACTTTATGGCGGGGACATGGTGCAGCCTCGCGCTGCCCGCCATCTGTGAAATTATTGGCGAGAGCGGTTATGACTGGTTGCTCATCGATATGGAGCATGCGCCGGGAACCCCAGTTTCCCTGTTGCAGCAGCTGCAGGCTGTCCGGGGGTTTTCGCTTGCGCCCATTGTCCGGGTGCCGGCGCTTGACCGTGCATACGTGAAGTGGGCACTGGATCTCGGGGCATCAGGCATCATGTTTCCCGGTATCGATACGGCGGAACAGGCCGCAGAGGCGGTTTCCTTCATGCGCTATGATCCGCATGGCGTGCGCGGTGTCAGCGGTGCGGCACGTTGTGCCGGATATGGCCGGCATTTTTCCGCCTATGTTGCTGAAGCTGACGAGAATCTGCTGACGGTGGTACAGATAGAAAGTACCCGGGCAGTTAAAAACTGCGAGGCCATTGCCCGTACCGATGGTGTGGATGTGCTCTTTGTGGGGCCGATGGATCTGAGTACCAGTCTTGGGCTGCCGGGGCGTTTTGCCGACCCGCGTTTCATGGATGTGCTGCGCCAGGTGGCCCACGCGGCGTGTGCCGCTGGCCGGGCTTGTGGTATCCTGCTGCCCGATCCAGGGCTTGTCCCGCATCTGCGGGATATGGGATATACCTTTGTGGCCGTCAGTTCCGACACCAATATTCTGGTAAAGTATCTGGCAGAATACCGACAGCAGATAGGCCGGGAAGCCTAG